From Candidatus Dormiibacterota bacterium, a single genomic window includes:
- a CDS encoding TrkA family potassium uptake protein has product MRFLIVGCGRVGSALAKLLDADGHEVIVVDENPNAFKRLGQKFRGHMVVGNGIDYEVLRNAGADSADGFVAVTDGDNRNIMAALIAQRMFEIKRIVARIYDPPRGQMYRELGVETVCPTTVGAKLIRDRLVDAPWNGMQPFDYGRLTALCAVVGNEAAGRRVSEIESRGRIRISAIRRGPGKAVVATDDAVLERGDEVQAVVAPDAISDFAKLFKEATRAEVPA; this is encoded by the coding sequence ATGAGATTCCTAATCGTCGGGTGCGGTCGCGTAGGCTCCGCGCTCGCGAAACTCCTCGATGCTGACGGCCACGAAGTGATCGTCGTCGATGAGAACCCTAACGCATTCAAGCGGCTCGGCCAGAAGTTTCGCGGTCACATGGTCGTCGGCAACGGCATTGACTACGAAGTCTTGAGGAACGCCGGCGCTGATTCGGCAGACGGTTTCGTCGCCGTCACCGACGGCGATAATCGCAACATCATGGCGGCGCTCATCGCGCAGCGCATGTTCGAGATCAAGCGTATCGTTGCGCGGATCTACGACCCGCCCCGCGGACAGATGTATCGGGAGCTGGGCGTGGAGACCGTCTGCCCGACAACCGTTGGCGCCAAGCTGATTCGCGATCGGCTGGTCGACGCGCCGTGGAACGGCATGCAGCCGTTCGATTACGGACGTTTGACCGCGCTCTGCGCGGTGGTCGGAAACGAGGCTGCAGGCCGGCGCGTCTCGGAGATCGAGTCGCGCGGGCGCATTCGCATCAGCGCGATTCGCCGCGGACCGGGGAAGGCGGTCGTTGCGACCGACGACGCGGTGCTCGAGCGCGGGGATGAAGTGCAGGCCGTCGTCGCACCGGACGCCATCAGCGATTTTGCGAAGCTCTTCAAAGAGGCGACGCGCGCCGAGGTTCCGGCATAG
- a CDS encoding Clp protease N-terminal domain-containing protein: protein MFSHFTPASWRVVRAAEQESRNHNDYFIGAEHLLAALLEERDPAVLSALGASGIDLHEVYAEVRRCLGNAGERLWEGILVTPRVRTIVTLAEQAAAGREVTPLDLFNALRAEGGSTAAQVLRRLATRNTAPAAE from the coding sequence TTGTTTTCGCACTTCACTCCCGCGTCGTGGCGCGTCGTTCGGGCGGCCGAGCAAGAGTCTCGGAACCACAACGACTACTTCATCGGTGCCGAGCATTTGCTCGCGGCGCTCTTGGAGGAGCGCGACCCGGCCGTCCTCTCTGCACTCGGCGCATCCGGCATAGACCTTCACGAGGTTTACGCGGAGGTGCGCCGCTGTCTTGGCAATGCCGGGGAGCGGCTCTGGGAGGGAATATTGGTGACGCCGCGCGTGCGCACGATCGTCACCTTGGCCGAGCAAGCGGCGGCGGGTCGCGAGGTGACGCCGCTCGACCTCTTCAACGCGCTGCGCGCGGAGGGAGGGAGTACGGCCGCGCAGGTGCTGCGCAGGCTGGCTACACGAAACACGGCACCGGCCGCCGAATAG
- a CDS encoding DedA family protein, whose product MHFQNAVLALVHHYGYLGLFVGLTLGNVGFPAGAEVLVPTAGALVAKGHLSLALVFVSALGGELVGGTLGYAVGRFGGRTVAERYGKYVGFHHERLDAVHAFFERWGSFAVFICRFIPMVRGLSPFVAGVAEMDLMPFYVWTLLGSAIFCGGLALLGYALGSRLDSVLPALDRWKYAIVSGAVVLAATLALIARARGRRTPRSRP is encoded by the coding sequence ATGCACTTTCAGAACGCGGTCCTCGCGCTCGTCCATCACTATGGCTACTTAGGCCTGTTCGTCGGACTGACGCTCGGCAACGTCGGCTTTCCGGCCGGCGCCGAAGTGCTCGTTCCGACGGCTGGCGCGCTGGTCGCAAAAGGCCATCTGAGCCTCGCGCTCGTCTTCGTCTCGGCGCTCGGCGGCGAGCTCGTCGGCGGGACGCTCGGCTACGCCGTGGGCCGCTTTGGCGGGCGCACCGTGGCCGAGCGCTATGGCAAGTACGTCGGGTTCCACCACGAGCGGCTCGACGCAGTGCACGCCTTCTTCGAGCGCTGGGGAAGCTTTGCCGTCTTCATCTGCCGCTTCATTCCGATGGTGCGCGGTTTGTCGCCCTTCGTCGCCGGCGTCGCCGAAATGGATCTCATGCCGTTCTACGTGTGGACGCTGCTCGGCTCGGCGATCTTCTGCGGCGGCCTGGCGCTGCTCGGCTATGCTCTAGGATCTCGGCTCGATAGCGTTCTGCCGGCGCTCGATCGGTGGAAGTACGCGATCGTGTCGGGGGCCGTCGTGCTCGCCGCCACTCTCGCGCTGATTGCCCGCGCGCGCGGACGCCGCACGCCTCGCTCCCGTCCGTGA